The sequence tagttcatttattcattcatcagctgGGGCCCCCTAACTGAGGAGTCAGGGGATCTTCTCCAGCTGGGGAGGACAGGGCAGAGAGATAAGGGGTCACACCCTGTCAGGACACACCAGATCCTGGAGTCCAGCAAACGTGTTATGTAGGGTGCAAAAATCTGGATGCTGATGGGGTTAGGGTTACTGAGAAGAACTTTCAGCAAGGGCAGGGAGAGGTGGCACAGGGTGAATCTTGGAGTTTCAGGGGGTCTCAGAGTTAGTGAGGGGACCCTTGCCGTACCCCAGCTGCAGGTAGGAGACATTCTGAAAGGTGGGGAATTGGCTCAGAGGCAAGAAGCCCTTGACAAAGAGCCCTGGGCAGGCACTCAGAGGACCAATGCTGCCTAGCCCCTGGAGACACCCCCTCTTGTGGAGGAAGCCTCCCTTCATGTCCTTGTGAGTCTGGGTCTACTCATCCTTGACCACTGAGGAGTGAGCACCTCCCTCTCCTCAAGGTGCTCTCACTGAAGAGCTCAGTTAGGTCAAACACGTGGGAGAAAGATGGTCTCCGGCCTTCCCCGTAACTCTGCTCCCTCCCACAGGTTAGCATTCCATCCTTGGGTCCATGTGCCCACCCCAGGCCCAGGCAGAGGTGGCTTCCGCCATGGCTGAGAAAGCTGAGCTGGTGCGTGCCTCCAGCCCAGCGCCTGCTCCTCTCCCTACTCTGGCCTCACCTGGGCCCCTTCCTGCGGAGCCGGACCACCGAAACACATGCACCCCCTGGTTGCCTCCAGGTGTACCAGTGATAAACCTGGGCCATAGCAGGCCCACGGCGGCAGCCATGCCCACCACAGAGCTGAGTGCTCTCCGACCCTCCCTGCTGCAGCTGGCTGCCTTGGGAACAGCTCCGCCCACCCTGGCCCTGCATTACCATCCCCACCCTTTCCTCAGCAGGTCAGTGAGGAGCCGGGACTGTGGGCAGTGCTGAGGGTTGGTGGTCAGGGTCTTTGCCTACAAGGCGTTCATGACGCACAACCCCTTACAGCGTCTACATTGGGCCAGCGGGACCCTTCAGCATCTTCCCTAACAGCCGGCTGAAGCGAAGACCGAGCCACGGTGAGCTCAACTTGGCtgagggtgagtgtgtgtgtatccatgtgtgtgtacttggggGTGCTTGCAGCCCAGGTCTGACTGGCCTGTCCTCTGCCACAGGGAGAGGTGTTTTGtggaatgcacacacaccaccaaccCGGGACAACTCACACAAGTGATAGCCGATGCAACACCGCAGTGCTGAGGCTAGCTCGGCGTGGCGGGGGCGGTTTGTCCCTGTCATccagactgaggcaagagagtcagttcagaggccagcctgggctacataatgagtcccaACAAACCAAGCCTTATAGCTAGTCATGGCCACAataagacactgcagccaccagaTGACGCTCCCCAAGCCGAAAAGGTAGTGGTGAAAGAGACACCCTGGACTAGGATCACACAGAGCGACGAGACCACAGTCATCCTCAGAaccccagccacacacacagcacccacaACCACATGGCATGATCTCACACAACCACAGCCATCAGATAGGCCACCAGTCACCCACAGGCCCACGGCAGGCAAGAGAACCGCTGCGAACCCAGGAACACATCCTTGTCATCAAGGCATGATCAGGCTCAGCAGCTCTGGTGTCTACACAGCCCACAGTCTGGGTTCAAGCCCAAGCTGGTGGTGTTCACTGAGGACAGCCGTGGGTGCCCTCCGGCCCCTAGGCTGACGCCATG is a genomic window of Peromyscus maniculatus bairdii isolate BWxNUB_F1_BW_parent chromosome 5, HU_Pman_BW_mat_3.1, whole genome shotgun sequence containing:
- the Lyl1 gene encoding protein lyl-1 isoform X1; this encodes MCPPQAQAEVASAMAEKAELVRASSPAPAPLPTLASPGPLPAEPDHRNTCTPWLPPGVPVINLGHSRPTAAAMPTTELSALRPSLLQLAALGTAPPTLALHYHPHPFLSSVYIGPAGPFSIFPNSRLKRRPSHGELNLAEGHQPQKVARRVFTNSRERWRQQHVNGAFAELRKLLPTHPPDRKLSKNEVLRLAMKYIGFLVRLLRDQAAVLASGPSAAGPRKPPAHRGVEGGARCGARHRVEAARSQPVLPGDCDGDPKGSVRTIKMEQTALSPEVR